One window from the genome of Paraconexibacter algicola encodes:
- a CDS encoding LLM class flavin-dependent oxidoreductase: MTQADTRGLGLLITGGGGLREIAESAKLAEEAGFSSAWATEFYDRSATLSLAAMAAATTRITVGSAIAYAFGRTPLVWAAEARDLDELCDQRLVLGLGTGTRRMQQDWHGLDGEHPAPRMEELVPLIRRVLRLHEGPIAHDGRFYRLHCKPTASVLPPPRVDLPIYLAGVNPRMIEAAGRVGDGLVGHPLFTAEYVRDVVRPALGKGAELAGRDSAVPIAGYLTCSVDEDRDAARLAARATVAFNSTVKTYRVIHRHHGWEEHAERIRDLWMAGDFESAVHAVPDEMLDTIALAGTPDEVRARYAERWAGVYETTLLWPPAFAGAGMDAVRRVVDAFRPVLAADASC; the protein is encoded by the coding sequence ATGACACAGGCAGACACTCGGGGCCTCGGCCTGCTGATCACCGGCGGCGGCGGACTGCGCGAAATCGCCGAGAGCGCGAAGCTCGCGGAGGAGGCAGGGTTCAGCTCTGCTTGGGCGACGGAGTTCTACGACCGGTCGGCCACGCTGTCGCTCGCTGCGATGGCTGCGGCCACGACGCGGATCACCGTCGGGTCGGCGATCGCCTACGCCTTCGGGCGCACGCCGCTGGTCTGGGCTGCCGAGGCACGCGATCTCGACGAGCTGTGCGATCAGCGCCTGGTCCTGGGCCTGGGTACCGGGACGCGCCGGATGCAGCAGGACTGGCACGGCCTCGATGGTGAGCATCCCGCCCCGCGGATGGAGGAGCTGGTGCCGCTGATCCGCCGGGTCCTCCGCCTGCACGAGGGTCCGATCGCGCACGACGGGCGCTTCTACCGGCTGCACTGCAAGCCGACCGCCTCGGTGCTTCCACCGCCGCGGGTCGACCTCCCGATCTACCTCGCCGGAGTCAACCCGCGGATGATCGAGGCGGCGGGGCGCGTCGGTGACGGCCTGGTGGGGCATCCGCTCTTCACGGCTGAGTACGTCCGGGACGTCGTGCGCCCCGCGCTCGGGAAGGGGGCGGAGCTCGCGGGCCGTGACTCGGCCGTGCCGATCGCGGGGTACCTGACGTGCAGTGTGGATGAGGACCGTGACGCCGCGCGCCTCGCCGCCAGGGCGACGGTCGCGTTCAACTCCACGGTGAAGACGTACCGCGTGATCCACCGCCATCACGGGTGGGAGGAGCACGCCGAGCGGATCCGGGACTTGTGGATGGCGGGGGACTTCGAGTCCGCGGTGCACGCGGTCCCCGACGAGATGCTCGACACGATCGCGCTCGCCGGTACGCCGGACGAGGTCCGCGCGCGGTACGCGGAGCGGTGGGCCGGGGTCTACGAGACGACGCTGCTGTGGCCTCCCGCGTTCGCCGGCGCGGGCATGGACGCCGTTCGCCGCGTCGTCGATGCGTTCCGTCCGGTGCTCGCCGCGGACGCGTCGTGCTGA
- a CDS encoding TetR/AcrR family transcriptional regulator: MLRILDAAEAVIAEEGHSRATTRRIAAEAGVDKRVLAYYFESREALLAEVVGRTAGRVAATIEHELAAVPAAERSEARLLTAVWEGICSEPALVKAYVVILASDETGVREVVDGMTRDYTDLLRRELVALGQAPEAAEDVAPAMTAMVRGLLLSWTEGESQSSIRTTIAAVGRRIRR; encoded by the coding sequence ATGCTGCGCATCCTCGACGCCGCCGAGGCTGTCATCGCGGAAGAGGGGCACTCGCGCGCTACGACCCGACGGATCGCGGCCGAGGCCGGAGTCGACAAGCGTGTTCTCGCCTACTACTTCGAGTCGCGAGAGGCACTCCTTGCCGAGGTCGTCGGCCGTACTGCCGGTAGGGTCGCCGCCACCATCGAGCACGAACTGGCAGCGGTCCCCGCCGCCGAGCGGTCCGAGGCCCGCTTGCTGACCGCGGTCTGGGAAGGGATCTGCTCGGAGCCCGCGCTGGTCAAAGCGTACGTGGTGATCCTCGCGAGCGACGAGACGGGCGTCCGCGAGGTCGTCGACGGCATGACCCGCGACTACACGGATCTGCTTCGTCGCGAGCTTGTCGCGCTCGGCCAGGCGCCGGAAGCGGCCGAAGATGTTGCCCCGGCCATGACCGCGATGGTGCGTGGACTCCTCCTGTCATGGACGGAAGGCGAGTCGCAGTCGTCGATCAGAACGACGATCGCAGCCGTCGGCCGCCGCATCCGTCGGTGA
- a CDS encoding aldehyde dehydrogenase family protein: MFIDGQDVDSDQVFEIRHPATNELVVTMAKGTVEHADQAVESAKKAFESGVWANKPKEERAAIMREIGNRIALELEEFIEDEIICNGATVRQATGFHVGLASGHFLYFADQAEQYEFERDVPTVAYPTMSMNRVRREPIGVCAAIVPWNFPLVLGIWKIGPALAAGNSIVVKVDEKTPLSLLRLARLAHECGVPPGVFNLVSGEGKEVGARLASHPDVGKVGFTGSTAVGREIMKLASGTVKKVTLELGGKAPTIVLPDADLDITADGALFGCMLYSGQICESSTRILVHESIHDELVERMVKRASTIKLGDPADYDTDMGPVVSERQRDRIVDYMEKAKADGATVALGGNAATVEGFEGGWWIEPTIFTDVTNDMQIAREEIFGPVMVVIKYSTVKEAIAIANDSSYGLTAGVWSTDYEAAVEVGNQLQAGTIWINNWHQVDPALPFGGYKQSGAGRELGEGALDEYTEAKHMHVDLTTSLDRHIFDILLSTPAE; the protein is encoded by the coding sequence ATGTTCATCGACGGGCAGGACGTCGATTCCGACCAGGTCTTCGAGATCCGGCACCCCGCGACGAACGAGCTCGTCGTGACCATGGCCAAGGGCACGGTGGAGCACGCCGACCAGGCCGTCGAGTCCGCCAAGAAGGCCTTCGAGTCCGGCGTCTGGGCGAACAAGCCCAAGGAAGAGCGCGCGGCGATCATGCGCGAGATCGGCAACCGCATCGCCCTCGAGCTCGAGGAGTTCATCGAGGACGAGATCATCTGCAACGGCGCGACCGTCCGCCAGGCGACCGGCTTCCACGTCGGCCTCGCGTCCGGCCACTTCCTCTACTTCGCCGACCAGGCGGAGCAGTACGAGTTCGAGCGCGACGTCCCGACCGTCGCCTACCCGACGATGTCGATGAACCGCGTGCGCCGCGAGCCGATCGGCGTCTGCGCCGCGATCGTCCCGTGGAACTTCCCGCTGGTGCTCGGCATCTGGAAGATCGGCCCGGCGCTCGCCGCCGGCAACTCGATCGTCGTCAAGGTCGACGAGAAGACCCCGCTCTCGCTCCTGCGCCTAGCACGCCTCGCGCACGAGTGCGGCGTCCCGCCCGGCGTCTTCAACCTCGTGTCCGGTGAGGGCAAGGAGGTCGGCGCGCGCCTGGCCTCGCACCCGGACGTCGGCAAGGTCGGCTTCACCGGCTCCACCGCGGTCGGCCGCGAGATCATGAAGCTCGCCTCCGGCACCGTGAAGAAGGTGACGCTCGAGCTCGGCGGCAAGGCGCCGACCATCGTGCTGCCAGACGCCGATCTCGACATCACCGCCGACGGCGCCCTGTTCGGCTGCATGCTCTACAGCGGCCAGATCTGCGAGTCGTCGACGCGCATCCTGGTCCACGAGTCGATCCACGACGAGCTCGTCGAGCGCATGGTCAAGCGCGCGTCGACGATCAAGCTCGGCGACCCGGCCGACTACGACACGGACATGGGCCCGGTCGTCTCCGAGCGCCAGCGCGACCGCATCGTCGACTACATGGAGAAGGCGAAGGCCGACGGCGCGACCGTCGCGCTGGGCGGCAACGCCGCGACGGTCGAGGGCTTCGAGGGCGGCTGGTGGATCGAGCCGACGATCTTCACCGACGTCACGAACGACATGCAGATCGCCCGCGAGGAGATCTTCGGCCCGGTCATGGTCGTCATCAAGTACTCGACGGTGAAGGAGGCGATCGCGATCGCCAACGACTCGAGCTACGGCCTGACGGCCGGCGTGTGGTCCACCGACTACGAGGCCGCGGTCGAGGTCGGCAACCAGCTGCAGGCCGGCACGATCTGGATCAACAACTGGCACCAGGTCGACCCGGCGCTGCCGTTCGGCGGCTACAAGCAGTCCGGTGCGGGCCGCGAGCTCGGCGAGGGCGCCCTCGACGAGTACACCGAGGCCAAGCACATGCACGTCGACCTCACGACGTCGCTGGATCGGCAC